A portion of the Lysinibacillus timonensis genome contains these proteins:
- the hisIE gene encoding bifunctional phosphoribosyl-AMP cyclohydrolase/phosphoribosyl-ATP diphosphatase HisIE, whose amino-acid sequence MIEGLKFDEKGLITAVVQDAQSKEVLTVAYMNEESLQKTIETGETWFYSRSRQELWHKGATSGNTQKVVSIKADCDQDALVVEVLPAGPACHNGTTSCFTETLIENDQVGTVGIISYLAEVIRQRESEMPEGAYTTYLFTEGIDKICKKVGEEATEVVIGAKNRDANEVKWEAADLIYHLLVLLQEQKVSVYDVLEVLVARHDQKRASTKHK is encoded by the coding sequence ATGATTGAAGGTTTAAAGTTTGATGAAAAAGGGTTAATAACAGCAGTTGTACAAGATGCACAATCAAAAGAAGTATTAACCGTTGCATATATGAATGAAGAATCTTTACAAAAAACGATTGAGACAGGCGAAACATGGTTTTACTCTCGTTCTAGACAAGAATTATGGCATAAAGGTGCAACAAGCGGCAACACGCAAAAAGTCGTTTCGATTAAAGCAGACTGCGATCAAGACGCTTTAGTAGTAGAAGTATTACCAGCTGGACCAGCATGCCACAATGGAACAACTTCTTGCTTTACAGAAACATTAATTGAAAACGACCAAGTTGGTACTGTTGGCATCATTTCGTATTTAGCCGAAGTAATTCGTCAGCGTGAAAGCGAAATGCCAGAAGGAGCTTACACTACATATCTATTCACAGAAGGAATCGATAAAATTTGTAAAAAGGTTGGAGAAGAGGCAACAGAGGTTGTCATCGGAGCTAAAAACCGTGATGCAAATGAAGTGAAATGGGAAGCAGCAGATTTAATTTATCACTTACTTGTTTTACTTCAAGAACAGAAGGTAAGTGTGTATGATGTACTGGAAGTGCTTGTAGCTCGTCATGACCAAAAAAGAGCTAGTACAAAGCACAAATAA